In a genomic window of Melitaea cinxia chromosome 2, ilMelCinx1.1, whole genome shotgun sequence:
- the LOC123664836 gene encoding U7 snRNA-associated Sm-like protein LSm10 — translation MFIGTSREKFFYHNTLLCLVKSLQDKNITVDLRNDSYVCGQLIQVDGYMNLSFSKAVYCDRRGNEYYFENLFLQARNLRYVHIPENVSILGNIKNEFKKANKKDNDKDDKPILKSRKAKKALQQHMKTVASLEN, via the exons atgTTTATTGGAACATCAAGGGAAAAGTTTTTCTATCACAATACATTATTGTGTCTAGTTAAATCATTgcaagataaaaatattacagttgATCTTCGAAATGATTCTTATGTCTGCGGTCAACTTATACAGGTTGATGG CTACATGAACCTTTCTTTTAGTAAAGCAGTATACTGTGATAGACGAggaaatgaatattattttgagAATTTGTTTCTACAAGCTCGAAATCTTAGATATGTTCATATACCCGAGAAT GTGTCCATATTAGGaaacattaaaaatgaatttaaaaaggCAAATAAGAAAGATAACGACAAGGAtgataaaccgattttgaaatcACGAAAAGCAAAGAAGGCATTACAACAACATATGAAAACTGTGGCATcattagaaaattaa
- the LOC123661420 gene encoding uncharacterized protein LOC123661420: protein MTISTRGLVQIAGWGGLLVATTGFYLQNKLVDRVRNFEYYKDALKILRKHPGAVYYLGEPIKDKKIKLSDTQNNFSDGGTAKLCVPVTGQKDRGFYYFWAEKCDDKWSIVKAELELKSKPDERLVIVKQN from the coding sequence ATGACTATATCTACTAGAGGATTAGTTCAAATCGCTGGATGGGGTGGACTACTTGTCGCTACAACtggtttttatttacaaaataaacttgTAGATAGAGTGAGAAACTTTGAATATTACAAagatgctttaaaaatattacggaAACATCCAGGAGCAGTTTACTATCTTGGTGAACccataaaagataaaaaaattaaattgagtgACACTCAAAATAATTTCTCAGATGGTGGCACTGCAAAATTGTGTGTTCCTGTGACTGGACAAAAAGACAGaggattttattacttttgggCTGAAAAATGTGATGATAAATGGTCAATTGTTAAAGCAGAATTAGAGCTCAAGTCAAAACCTGACGAAAGACTAGTTATAGTGAAgcaaaattag
- the LOC123664695 gene encoding golgin subfamily A member 4-like: MFKKFKDKLAEEVKSSPQRIQQFAQAAQAAVTSASSSISDITNNDLFSIGDNDSSSKVKTPSHNQQIVFQEVSLKQPGSNQQNIDSDFQINLEMNQENQRQRRLSNSSFASDISFRLPSYESPLMYHLQSDMEVSASEAEEKGFSGSTVNLDRVTKEQLYAAYRRTQDRCTKYKTQYADLARHYKLLERENAKARNVLVETQDKALRRISELKEQCSLEQSAKAHLEKALRIEIEEKNMKIETLNTKLMFLQNSNTDIGLNNSIENNKVQDTNNGNDNYAPLIKLATDDLNNERKTNEDNSETTVLNNKIEKLEQLLNKYKESLKSTKERNGQLTTELQKVSTELETKIKENEQLQAATISLTEAREKIQELNENIEYLQNKNNSFEFSKNKELSILEINLKNAQEEIKNLHKKIEILSKREEEYAISLAENKLSIHKELESKEAEIKSLNDSVANSNDEIQSLNIIINDYKNNISKLEDERSKLRNEINDLNIDKAKIGELKAELEIFTQKYQSLEQMKSKADEEYNCLQLQVKQETAEKLAMIDRNVYLENRNTQLIEENTKKSSQISNLEKEIQKLKLEVVSSNKNELEKSHKEQNYVEEVNKWKLKCNNLESEIQEERVELEKLQSEIEKLLSNHESIQNHNEQLIITVASLKSEITVLKTKLIQSDKIKSHCEELKTEINHLRLLLTKTLEESKVFKQSMNTTLHVVKEKVTLLNDITTKEIARLENETENLRLTNASLQSDVQKISDKYKTLNSNYNQLETVNNELKSSIHDLQAENISQVQKIQALQNQNENNVKEMNNYAQISEKLNEESKNYNFEKASLKEQINTLKQQNDELLISLKETETNKKTSHNEFKKIADKYDDVLNKLNILTKEHSDLLEMKEDYKKKTDIILNLEKQIDSLNQENTSLKKLSETISKNFTDIEHKLKEERESHSLIEIEKDRLNSVICELESNIKKEKDVYAKNTQTDNLNEKYLNDSKEEIERLNKEIEALKSINNELSEEIKDNKLDLTKMEESLLNQNGRVIELNSLKEENKRLQSDIEGLQSYMTKVSKENSQLNDKLREIIATNDGFPEKNDILIQDLESLKSEIQLGKDKIDNLIRENSLLAEENLELKDQIKSQTYTNSNLVTDNNSEKNDDIVRKYSNAIETKNKLEKKLHDMELINQSVNSDMQQMQANNEKLRLSNEKLERRLDEALVSLRHLHSLQENTELEYLRNILYEYLTGSGTHSMTLAKVLSAVVKFDAKQTEIVLEKEKERQSLLHQLRIL; this comes from the exons atgttcaaaaaatttaaagacaAATTAGCTGAGGAAGTGAAGTCATCTCCTCAAAGGATACAACAGTTTGCACAAGCTGCCCAG GCTGCTGTGACATCTGCATCAAGTAGCATATCTGATATaacaaataatgatttattttctaTTGGAGATAATG ACTCTTCCAGTAAAGTTAAAACGCCATCTCATAATCAACAGATCGTTTTTCAAGAAGTGTCTCTTAAGCAGCCGGGAAGTAATCAACAAAATATTGATTCAGACTTTCAAATCAATCTAGag atGAACCAAGAAAATCAGAGGCAAAGAAGACTATCCAACAGTTCCTTTGCTAGTGATATATCTTTCCGCCTCCCAAGCTATGAAAGCCCATTAATGTATCATTTGCAA TCAGATATGGAGGTATCAGCGAGCGAGGCTGAAGAAAAAGGATTTTCTGGAAGCACAGTGAACCTGGATAGAGTAACTAAAGAACAGTTGTATGCAGCATATCGTCGAACGCAAGATCGCTGTACTAAATATAAAACTCAGTATGCGGATCTTGCCCGTCATTACAAACTTTTGGAGAGGGAAAATGCAAAAGCAAGA aatgtTTTAGTTGAAACTCAGGATAAAGCTTTAAGAAGGATATCAGAATTGAAAGAACAATGTTCACTGGAACAAAGTGCTAAA gCACATCTCGAGAAAGCTTTGCGTATTGAAATTGAggagaaaaatatgaaaatagaaACACTGAACACAAAGTTGATGTTTTTACAGAATAGTAATACAGATATTGGATTGAATAAcagtatagaaaataataaagtacaaGATACAAATAATGGGAACGATAATTATGCGcctttaataaaattagctACTGatgatttaaataatgaaagaaAAACAAACGAAGATAATTCAGAAACtacagttttaaataataaaattgaaaagttggagcaattattaaataaatataaagaatcaCTTAAATCTACTAAAGAAAGGAATGGACAGTTAACTACGGAATTACAAAAAGTATCTACAGAActcgaaacaaaaataaaggAAAATGAACAACTTCAAGCTGCTACAATATCATTAACAGAAGCTAGGGAAAAAATTCAAGAACTAAATGAAAACAttgaatatttacaaaataaaaacaattcctTTGAATTTTCGAAAAATAAAGAATTGTCAATTctggaaattaatttaaaaaatgcacaAGAGGAAATTAagaacttacataaaaaaattgaaattttaagtaaaagagAAGAAGAGTATGCCATATCATTGGCTGAAAATAAACTTAGCATTCACAAAGAGTTAGAAAGTAAGGAAGCCgaaatcaaatcattaaatgATAGTGTAGCAAATAGTAATGATGAAATCCAGtcacttaatataattataaatgattacaaaaataacataagtAAATTGGAAGATGAGCGTTCTAAGTTAAGAAATGAAATTAACGATCTAAATATTGATAAAGCTAAAATTGGCGAGCTGAAAGCAGAATTGGAAATTTTTACCCAAAAATACCAATCTCTTGAACAAATGAAGAGCAAGGCTGATGAAGAATACAACTGCCTGCAGCTACAAGTGAAGCAAGAAACAGCAGAAAAGTTAGCAATGATAGatagaaatgtttatttagAAAACAGAAATACACAATTAATTGAAGAGAATACAAAGAAAAGTTCACAAATCAGCAATTTAGAAAAAGAAATTCAAAAGTTAAAACTTGAGGTAGtttcttcaaataaaaatgaattagaaAAGTCacataaagaacaaaattatgtTGAAGAAGTAAATAAGtggaaattaaaatgtaataacctGGAATCAGAAATTCAAGAAGAGAGAGTGGAACTTGAAAAGTTGCAGTCAGAAATCGAAAAACTATTATCAAATCACGAATCTATACAAAATCATAATGAACAATTGATAATTACAGTAGCTAGTTTAAAGTCAGAAATAACTGTCCTAAAAACTAAACTTATTcaaagtgataaaataaaaagccatTGCGAAGaattaaaaacagaaataaaccACTTACGATTACTCTTAACTAAAACTTTAGAGGAATCAAAAGTTTTTAAGCAATCTATGAATACAACACTCCATGTGGTTAAGGAAAAAGTGACGTTATTAAATGACATAACTACAAAAGAAATTGCTAGGTTAGAAAATGAAACCGAAAATTTACGTTTAACTAATGCTTCTTTACAAAGTGATGTTCAAAAAATATCAGATAAATACAAAACTCTAAACAGCAATTATAATCAGCTGGAAACAGTAAACAATGAATTAAAATCAAGCATACATGATTTACAAGCTGAAAACATTTCACAGGTACAAAAAATACAAGCTTTACAAAATCAAAACGAAAATAACGTTAAGGAAATGAATAATTATGCACAAATTTCAGAAAAGTTAAATGAAGAAtcgaaaaattataattttgaaaaggCGTCTCTAAAAGAACAAATTAACactttaaaacaacaaaatgatgaattacttatttcattaaaagaaaCTGAAACGAATAAGAAAACTTCACAcaacgaatttaaaaaaatagctgaTAAATATGACGATGTActtaataaattgaatatattaACTAAGGAACACAGTGATTTATTGGAAATGAAAGAAGACTATAAGAAAAAAACAGATATTATCCTTAACTTAGAAAAACAAATTGACAGTCTTAACCAAGAAAATACATCATTGAAGAAATTATCTGaaactatttcaaaaaattttacaGATATTGAACACAAATTAAAGGAAGAGCGTGAATCTCATTCTctaattgaaattgaaaaagatCGTTTGAACTCCGTAATTTGTGAActtgaaagtaatattaaaaaagaaaaagatgtATATGctaaaaatacacaaacagaTAATTTAAACGAAAAGTATCTTAATGATAGCAAGGAAGAAATTGAacgattaaataaagaaatagagGCATTGAAAAGCATAAACAATGAATTATCTGAAGAAATTAAGGATAACAAATTAGATTTAACTAAAATGGAAGAAAGTTTATTAAATCAGAATGGCCGTGTAATTGAGCTTAACTCTCTAAAAGAAGAGAACAAAAGATTGCAGTCAGACATTGAAGGCCTCCAATCTTATATGACTAAAGTTTCAAAAGAAAATAGTCAACTTAATGATAAATTACGAGAAATAATTGCTACAAATGATGGTTTCCCTgagaaaaatgatattttaattcaagATTTAGAAAGTCTTAAAAGTGAAATTCAACTTGGAAAAGATAAAATAGATAACTTAATTAGAGAAAACTCATTACTTGCAGAGGAGAATCTAGAATTGAAGGACCAAATTAAATCACAAACATATACTAATTCTAACTTAGTTACCGATAACAACAGTGAAAAAAATGATGATATAGTTCGTAAGTACAGTAATgcaattgaaacaaaaaataaattggaaAAGAAATTACATGATATGgaattaattaatcaatcaGTTAATAGCGACATGCAACAAATGCAAGccaataatgaaaaattaaggcTATCTAATGAAAAGCTCGAAAGGAGATTAGATGAAGCGCTTGTTAGCTTAAGACATCTGCATTCATTACAAGAGAATACTGAGTTGGAATATTTGAGAAATATTCTATATGAATACCTAACAGGTTCAGGTACACATTCCATGACTCTAGCAAAGGTGCTATCAGCAGTAGTTAAGTTTGACGCCAAGCAAACTGAAATAGTACTAGAGAAGGAGAAGGAAAGACAAAGCCTG ttgCATCAACTTCGTATTCTTtga